The nucleotide window CTGCGGTCGTGTTGAAAACGCCGGTTTCCGGCAAGTCGGTGCTCGACTTCACTTTTGGACCGTCGGGTCTGGTGTTCAGCAAGAAGGCGACACTCGAGATCGATATCAGCGCCTTTGACGATGCCGACATGACTTACGTCAACTGGTACTGGTACAATCCGGCTACGAGTTCGTGGGAACTTGAAGAAGTGGTTCCTGTCAAAAACGGCAAGGTGGAAATCCCCGTCTCGCATTTCTCACGCTATGTCGGACTTTCACAGGGAGGTCAGCAATAAAATAAAAACAATGCCTGCGGGCAGAGTATAAATTTGCTCCCCTGCAAAACCCTACTCTAAGCACAGTAAAAAACCCGCTCGCCCGAGCGGGTTTTTTAATTCAGTCTAATTGCCGTGCTGTTTGAAGATCTTGAATCGATTCCGTGCCCGTTCCAGGGCGGCCCTTGCGCGCGGGAGATCGATCTCCGATGGATTCATGTTGATTCTTTCCATAGCCCGCTTCATGGCGGACTCGGCGCGCTCAAGATCAATCTCTGAGGCCAGTTCGACAGCGTCGGCCAGGATCGTGGCGACATTGTCGGAGACTTCCAG belongs to Candidatus Zixiibacteriota bacterium and includes:
- the atpC gene encoding ATP synthase F1 subunit epsilon; translation: MFKLSIVSPEKVLYEDTVESIVVPGSEGYLGVMSQHAPLITSLKPGKLEIRDSHNKEIIAAISGGFLEVSDNVATILADAVELASEIDLERAESAMKRAMERINMNPSEIDLPRARAALERARNRFKIFKQHGN